A region from the Anomaloglossus baeobatrachus isolate aAnoBae1 chromosome 11, aAnoBae1.hap1, whole genome shotgun sequence genome encodes:
- the LOC142256826 gene encoding ferritin heavy chain B-like: MESQVRQNFKSDCEAAINRMVNLELYASYTYLSMSFYFDRDDIALEHVAKFFKEQSHEEREHAEKFLKYQNKRGGRVVLQDIKKPERDEWANTLEAMQAALALEKTVNQALLDLHKLATDKVDPQLCDFLESEYLEEQVKAIKQLGDYITNLKRLGVPQNGMGEYLFDKHTLGESS, encoded by the exons ATGGAATCCCAGGTGCGCCAGAACTTCAAGAGCGACTGCGAGGCTGCCATCAACCGCATGGTGAACCTGGAGCTCTATGCCTCCTACACCTACCTCTCCATG TCCTTCTACTTTGACCGAGATGATATTGCCCTTGAACATGTGGCCAAGTTCTTCAAGGAGCAGAGCCATGAAGAGAGGGAGCACGCTGAGAAGTTCCTGAAGTATCAAAACAAGCGTGGGGGTCGTGTGGTCCTCCAGGACATTAAG AAACCTGAACGTGATGAGTGGGCCAACACCCTGGAGGCCATGCAGGCTGCTCTGGCGCTGGAGAAGACCGTGAACCAGGCCCTCCTGGATCTTCACAAATTGGCCACTGACAAAGTTGACCCTCAA CTCTGTGACTTCTTGGAATCTGAATACCTGGAGGAACAGGTGAAGGCTATTAAGCAGCTTGGAGACTACATCACCAACCTGAAGCGCCTTGGGGTACCCCAGAACGGCATGGGCGAGTACCTGTTTGACAAGCACACCCTGGGAGAGAGCAGCTAA